The proteins below come from a single Aegilops tauschii subsp. strangulata cultivar AL8/78 chromosome 6, Aet v6.0, whole genome shotgun sequence genomic window:
- the LOC109737792 gene encoding isoflavone reductase homolog IRL: MVLDKERSRVLVIGGTGHIGKHIVAASARRGHSTSVLIRDVAPSDPAKMQLLKSFIDSGVALIKGDLFDHGSLVNAIKGVDVVVSAVGPRQLVEQSRIVMAIKEAGNVKRFLPSEFGSDVERVHTVDPAATLYAGKLSLRRLIEAEGIPHTYVCCNGFAETYLPSIGDVTAVGAGPPSDKITVLGDGDAKAVFVVEKDIATYTVRAVDDPRTLNKILYMRPPANIVSHNELISMWERKAGRTFQIVRIPEAGLLKLIKEAAFPLNILLSLALSIFIGGDQANFEIEPSFGVEATELYPDLKYTTIDEYLDRLL, translated from the exons ATGGTGCTGGACAAGGAGAGGAGCAGGGTCCTTGTAATTGGTGGCACAGGTCACATAGGCAAGCATATCGTCGCCGCGAGTGCTCGCCGTGGCCACTCGACCTCTGTCCTCATCAGGGACGTTGCGCCGTCTGATCCAGCTAAGATGCAGCTCCTCAAGAGCTTCATTGATTCCGGTGTTGCTCTCATCAAG GGAGATTTATTCGACCACGGGAGCCTCGTAAATGCCATAAAGGGTGTAGACGTCGTCGTCTCGGCTGTGGGGCCTCGTCAGCTCGTGGAGCAGTCGAGGATTGTCATGGCAATCAAGGAGGCCGGCAATGTGAAG AGGTTTTTGCCATCTGAGTTTGGCTCTGACGTAGAGCGGGTTCACACCGTAGATCCAGCGGCCACATTGTACGCTGGTAAACTCAGCCTTCGCCGTCTGATTGAGGCAGAGGGTATACCTCATACATATGTCTGCTGCAATGGGTTCGCCGAAACCTACCTTCCGAGCATCGGCGATGTTACAGCTGTTGGCGCTGGCCCTCCTTCCGACAAGATCACCGTCCTAGGCGATGGAGATGCAAAAG CGGTGTTTGTGGTGGAAAAAGACATTGCCACCTACACGGTGAGGGCGGTCGACGATCCGAGAACCCTCAACAAGATCCTGTACATGAGGCCACCGGCGAACATTGTGTCCCACAACGAGCTCATCTCGATGTGGGAGAGGAAAGCGGGCAGGACTTTCCAGATCGTGCGCATCCCGGAGGCGGGTCTCCTCAAGTTGATCAAGG AGGCGGCTTTCCCTCTGAACATATTGCTGTCCCTCGCCCTCTCCATCTTCATCGGGGGCGACCAGGCCAACTTTGAGATTGAACCATCCTTTGGCGTCGAGGCCACCGAGCTGTACCCCGACCTAAAGTACACCACTATCGACGAGTATCTCGACCGCCTTCTCTGA
- the LOC109737790 gene encoding uncharacterized protein, with protein sequence MDRSPAKFFLLLMAAAATWSFFLVANAGRLQPSCIGRERDALLAFKQGMNDTYGELGSWQRGHQDCCQWAGITCNNVTGHVVKLELGERYLVGQISPSLLSLEHLEYLDLNWTRLYGPDGRVPVFLGSLKNLRHLDLSGMPFSGRVPPQLGNLSKLEYLDLSGNYFTGAVPPQLGNLSKLEYLDLSAIYFNNTRMVSTDISWLTRLPLLALLGMSYINLSSIADWPLVVNKIPSLELLGLSECSLSSANQSLAHLNLTNLHYLDLSDNYFGHPIASSWFWNITSIKYLDLSGTSLYGPFPNALGNMTSLQELYFGPYSSDGDSPTTTANTATMTVDLKNLCDLEYLLLDGSLSSGNITEFIDKLPRCSSNRLQRLRLSRDNMVGILPNRLGNLTNLASLDLSHNNITGAIPLGFGNLSCLEYLHLSNNLLTGAIPLGFGNLSCLEYLHLSNNLLTGAIPLGLGNCTAVYLSNNNLSGPIQLGIETCTRLQYLDLSYNSITGPIPPMLGNCTELYYLTLSNNLLTGDIPPGLGNYTSLQSLSLSSNHLTEPILLGTTSCTILEDLDLSDNNIAGVIPPWLGNCTSLRHLSLSKNHITGHFPSKISLLGNLTGLDLGYNNLDGVITEEHLVTLKNINHLDLSHNSFSGHLP encoded by the coding sequence ATGGATCGCTCGCCTGCCAAGTTCTTCTTGCTCCTTATGGCAGCAGCGGCGACCTGGAGCTTCTTCCTCGTCGCCAACGCAGGCAGGCTCCAGCCGAGCTGCATAGGACGCGAGAGGGACGCGTTGCTGGCCTTCAAGCAAGGCATGAATGATACCTACGGCGAACTCGGGTCGTGGCAGCGAGGGCACCAAGATTGCTGCCAATGGGCAGGCATCACATGCAACAACGTCACCGGCCATGTCGTCAAGCTGGAGCTTGGCGAAAGATATTTGGTCGGCCAGATAAGTCCTTCCTTGCTTTCTCTAGAGCATCTCGAGTACCTCGATCTCAACTGGACGAGACTGTATGGACCTGATGGTCGTGTTCCGGTGTTCTTGGGTTCCTTAAAGAACTTGAGGCATCTTGATCTGTCCGGCATGCCTTTCTCTGGTAGGGTGCCTCCTCAGCTTGGCAACCTGTCAAAGCTGGAATATCTCGATCTCTCTGGCAATTATTTCACTGGTGCGGTACCTCCTCAGCTTGGCAACCTGTCAAAGCTGGAATACCTTGACCTATCCGCCATATATTTCAACAATACGAGGATGGTCTCAACTGACATCTCTTGGTTAACTCGTCTACCTCTGTTGGCGCTTCTTGGTATGAGTTATATCAATCTCAGCTCAATAGCCGATTGGCCTCTTGTTGTCAATAAGATTCCATCTTTGGAGTTGCTCGGTCTTTCCGAGTGCTCGCTTTCAAGTGCAAACCAATCCCTAGCACACCTAAACCTCACAAATCTTCACTACCTTGATCTCTCAGATAACTACTTTGGTCATCCAATTGCATCCAGTTGGTTTTGGAACATAACAAGCATCAAGTACCTCGACCTTTCTGGTACCTCTCTCTATGGTCCGTTTCCTAATGCACTAGGAAATATGACGTCTCTCCAAGAACTTTATTTTGGCCCCTATTCTTCCGATGGTGACTCACCCACCACAACTGCTAACACGGCCACAATGACAGTAGACTTGAAAAACCTATGTGATTTGGAATACCTATTGCTTGATGGAAGCCTCTCCTCTGGAAACATAACAGAGTTTATAGATAAACTGCCAAGATGTTCGTCCAACAGATTGCAGCGTTTGAGGTTGAGCCGCGACAATATGGTTGGAATTCTACCAAACAGATTGGGGAACTTAACCAACTTAGCTTCGTTGGACCTTTCTCACAATAACATTACTGGAGCTATACCCCTTGGCTTTGGGAATCTCTCTTGTTTAGAATACCTTCATCTTTCTAACAACCTTCTTACTGGAGCTATACCCCTTGGCTTTGGGAATCTCTCTTGTTTAGAATACCTTCATCTTTCTAACAACCTTCTTACTGGAGCTATACCGCTAGGGTTGGGAAATTGCACTGCTGTTTATCTCTCCAATAACAATCTTAGTGGACCTATACAACTAGGGATAGAGACTTGCACTAGATTACAGTACCTTGACCTTTCTTACAATAGCATTACTGGACCTATACCACCAATGTTGGGGAATTGCACCGAACTATATTACCTTACTCTTTCAAACAACCTTCTTACCGGAGATATACCACCAGGGTTGGGGAATTACACTAGTTTGCAGTCTCTTTCTCTTTCGAGCAACCATCTTACCGAACCTATACTGCTAGGGACAACAAGTTGCACTATATTAGAAGACCTTGACCTTTCTGATAACAATATTGCTGGAGTTATACCGCCATGGTTGGGCAATTGCACTAGTTTGAGGCACCTTTCTCTTTCTAAGAACCATATCACTGGACACTTCCCATCTAAGATCAGTCTGCTCGGTAATTTGACTGGACTCGACCTTGGCTACAATAACCTAGATGGCGTGATCACAGAGGAACACCTTGTTACTCTAAAGAACATAAACCATCTGGACTTATCACACAACTCTTTCTCAGGGCATCTGCCATAA